One genomic region from Zalophus californianus isolate mZalCal1 chromosome 2, mZalCal1.pri.v2, whole genome shotgun sequence encodes:
- the LOC113925008 gene encoding LOW QUALITY PROTEIN: histone-lysine N-methyltransferase SUV39H2-like (The sequence of the model RefSeq protein was modified relative to this genomic sequence to represent the inferred CDS: inserted 1 base in 1 codon; deleted 1 base in 1 codon) produces MAAAGAEARGAWCVPCLVSLDTLQELCRKEKLTCKSIGITKRNLNNYEVEYLCDYKVVKDMEYYLVKWKGWPDSTNTWEPLQNLKCPLLLQQFSNDKHNYLSQVNKGKAISLKDNNKALKPAVAEYIVKKXQRVALQRWQDELNRRKNHKGMIFVENTVDLEGPSSDFYYINEYKPAPGISLVNEATFGCSCTDCFFEKCCPAEAGVLLAYNKNQQIKIPPGTPIYECNSRCQCGPDCPNRIVQKGTQYSLRIFRTSNGCGWGVKTLVKIKRMSFVMEYVGEVITSEEAERRGQLYDNKGITYLFDLDYESDEFTVDAARYGNVSHFVNHSCDQNLQVFSVFIDNLDTRLPRIALFSTRTINAGEELTFDYQMKGSGDISSDSVDHSPAKKRVRTVCKCGAVTCRGYLN; encoded by the exons ATGGCGGCGGCTGGGGCCGAGGCGCGAGGAGCTTGGTGTGTGCCTTGCCTAGTTTCACTTGATACTCTTCAGGAAttatgtagaaaagaaaaactcacatGTAAATCGATTGGAATCACCAAAAGGAATCTAAACAATTATGAGGTGGAATACTTGTGTGACTACAAGGTAGTAAAGG ATATGGAGTATTATCTTGTAAAATGGAAAGGATGGCCAGATTCTACAAATACTTGGGAACCTTTGCAAAATCTCAAGTGCCCATTACTACTTCAACAGTTCTCTAATGACAAGCATAATTATTTATCTCAGGTAAACAAAGGCAAAGCGATATCTCTAAAAGACAATAACAAAGCTTTGAAACCTGCCGTTGCCGAATATATTGTAAAGA GCCAAAGGGTAGCTCTGCAGAGATGGCAAGATGAActcaacagaagaaagaatcataaAGGAATgatttttgttgaaaatactgtTGACTTAGAGGGCCCATCTTCAGACTTCTACTACATTAATGAATACAAACCAGCTCCTGGAATCAGCTTAGTCAATGAAGCTACCTTTGGTTGTTCATGTACAGACTGCTTCTTTGAGAAATGTTGTCCTGCTGAAGCTGGAGTTCTTTTGGCTTATAATAAAAACCAGCAAATTAAAATCCCACCTGGTACC CCCATTTATGAATGCAACTCAAGGTGTCAATGTGGACCCGATTGTCCCAATAGGATTGTACAAAAAGGCACCCAGTATTCTCTTCGCATCTTTCGAACTAGCAATGGCTGTGGCTGGGGTGTAAAAACccttgtgaagattaaaagaatGAGTTTTGTCATGGAATATGTTGGAGAGGTAATCACAAGTGAAGAAGCTGAAAGACGGGGGCAGTTATATGACAACAAGGGAATCACATATCTCTTTGATCTGGATTATGAATCTGATGAATTCACAGTGGATGCAGCCCGATATGGAAATGTCTCTCATTTTGTGAATCACAGTTGTGACCAAAATCTTCAGGTGTTCAGTGTTTTCATTGACAACCTTGACACCCGTCTTCCCCGAATAGCATTATTTTCCACAAGAACCATAAATGCTGGAGAAGAGCTCACCTTTGATTATCAAATGAAAGGTTCTGGAGATATATCTTCAGATTCTGTTGACCACAGCCCAGCCAAAAAGAGGGTCAGAACTGTGTGCAAGTGTGGAGCTGTGACTTGCAGAGGTTACCTCAACTGA